In one Humulus lupulus unplaced genomic scaffold, drHumLupu1.1 SCAFFOLD_47, whole genome shotgun sequence genomic region, the following are encoded:
- the LOC133811829 gene encoding uncharacterized protein LOC133811829 produces MDSAVATVSANLNSVPVLNGSNFKDWKENIFIVLGCMDLDLALRMDRPASLTDASTSEQRRIYEKWDRSNRMSLMIIKRGIPEAFRGAVSEEVTDATTFLAEIEKRFAKSDKAETSTLLKKLISMRFKGKENIREYIMEMSHLASKLKALKLELSDDLLVHLVLISLPPQFSQFKVSYNCQREKWTLNELISFCVQEEERLKQEKTESAHLASTSKDKGKKRKNEAANDKGPAHKKQTQANNNGGCFFCNMKGHVKKECAKYIAWRAKKGLPELPKTK; encoded by the exons ATGGACTCCG CTGTTGCTACTGTATCTGCTAATCTTAATTCAGTGCCGGTCCTTAATGGTAGTAACTTTAAGGACTGGAAGGAGAACATTTTTATTGTTCTTGGCTGCATGGATCTTGACCTTGCATTAAGGATGGATCGACCTGCTTCTCTTACAGATGCTAGTACCTCCGAGCAAAGGAGGATTTATGAGAAGTGGGATCGTTCAAACCGCATGAGTCTTATGATCATCAAGCGCGGCATACCTGAGGCTTTTAGGGGTGCGGTGTCCGAGGAGGTCACCGATGCCACAACTTTCCTTGCTGAAATTGAGAAACGCTTTGCAAAAAGCGATAAGGCGGAAACAAGTACTCTTTTAAAGAAACTTATTTCCATGAGGTTTAAGGGCAAGGAAAACATAagggagtacattatggaaatgTCTCACCTTGCTTCAAAGTTGAAGGCACTAAAGCTTGAGCTTTCGGATGACTTGCTTGTGCATTTAGTGCTTATCTCTCTTCCTCCACAATTCAGTCAATTCAAGGTCAGTTACAACTGTCAAAGGGAGAAGTGGACTCTTAATGAGCTCATTTCATTTTGTGTTCAAGAGGAAGAAAGATTGAAGCAAGAGAAGACTGAAAGTGCTCATTTGGCAAGCACCTCTAAAGATAAGGGCAAGAAAAGGAAGAATGAGGCTGCTAATGATAAGGGTCCAGCACATAAGAAACAAACTCAAGCCAACAACAATGGTGGTTGTTTCTTTTGCAACATGAAAGGACACGTGAAGAAGGAATGTGCTAAGTACATTGCATGGCGAGCAAAGAAAG GGTTGCCTGAGTTACCGAAAACCAAGTGA